The following are encoded together in the Vigna unguiculata cultivar IT97K-499-35 chromosome 2, ASM411807v1, whole genome shotgun sequence genome:
- the LOC114172986 gene encoding uncharacterized protein LOC114172986, whose product MGHMSYNRVSSGRGSSSSSSSSSSYCHGKCRGFRLNLRRLYFLRLRKRKNGFKRNYSNSSRSGLVRDERIKGQSDSGVSSYGRNNSFYAEAIADCLEFIKRTSISSIDQIQDPVRHIQDTNS is encoded by the exons ATGGGTCATATGAGTTACAATAGGGTTAGCAGTGGGAGaggatcatcatcatcatcatcatcatcatcatcttatTGCCATGGAAAATGCAGAGGGTTTAGGTTAAACCTCAGAAGGCTTTACTTCCTGCGTCTCAGGAAAAG AAAAAATGGCTTCAAAAGAAACTACAGCAACAGCAGCAGAAGTGGCTTGGTGAGAGATGAAAGAATCAAGGGCCAATCTGATTCTGGGGTATCTTCTTATGGAAGGAACAACTCTTTCTATGCAGAAGCCATTGCAGATTGCTTGGAGTTCATCAAACGAACGTCTATTTCTTCCATCGACCAAATCCAAGACCCAGTTCGTCATATTCAAGATACAAATTCttga